In Zerene cesonia ecotype Mississippi chromosome 20, Zerene_cesonia_1.1, whole genome shotgun sequence, the genomic stretch ACTAACGTCATTTAATTTCGCACGCTTTCATAACATTTGGCTAAAACGACcttaaaagatattaatacGAGTTCGCTAATAATATGTCAAATAGGGATAAACTTATACCGGTACCCATCATTGACGAGACTagaaattgatatattaacaTACCTATGAATTCCGAATTATCGAATGCACAAACAAATAGGTTGGTCCTATATAACTTGGCCAATTAttcgttaatatttaaacatgtgTGAAAAATCTTCTTATATAACTCCTTTTTATTTCTCTATAATATGATTgtgtcaatatttaaaataaacacgatACCTATGGGATAACGCACATGTcatcatatcatattataatgatatttgtacattttatgaGTATCATAAGTTTGTAAGATGTCTAGACTTAGCGCCGAcctaagtttatttttagaacCTACGTAACATGTCTGGTATTTTTATAGAAGAAtcctacattttttttttaacgatttGAACAATcaagttttaatgttttgatgATAAAGATATTTACGACAATACCTTGTGTGAGGTATGTTCGctcaagaaataattaaattttgacttTCAATAtatacgaaatatttaaacaacattCATAAATNNNNNNNNNNNNNNNNNNNNNNNNNNNNNNNNNNNNNNNNNNNNNNNNNNNNNNNNNNNNNNNNNNNNNNNNNNNNNNNNNNNNNNNNNNNNNNNNNNNNNNNNNNNNNNNNNNNNNNNNNNNNNNNNNNNNNNNNNNNNNNNNNNNNNNNNNNNNNNNNNNNNNNNNNNNNNNNNNNNNNNNNNNNNNNNNNNNNNNNNNNNNNNNNNNNNNNNNNNNNNNNNNNNNNNNNNNNNNNNNNNNNNNNNNNNNNNNNNNNNNNNNNNNNNNNNNNNNNNNNNNNNNNNNNNNNNNNNNNNNNNNNNNNNNNNNNNNNNNNNNNNNNNNNNNNNNNNNNNNNNNNNNNNNNNNNNNNNNNNNNNNNNNNNNNNNNNNNNNNNNNNNNNNNNNNNNNNNNNNNNNNNNNNNNNNNNNNNNNNNNNNNNNNNNNNNNNNNNNNNNNNNNNNNNNNNNNNNNNNNNNNNNNNNNNNNNNNNNNNNNNNNNNNNNNNNNNNNNNNNNNNNNNNNNNNNNNNNNNNNNNNNNNNNNNNNNNNNNNNNNNNNNNNNNNNNNNNNNNNNNNNNNNNNNNNNNNNNNNNNNNNNNNNNNNNNNNNNNNNNNNNNNNNNNNNNNNNNNNNNNNNNNNNNNNNNNNNNNNNNNNNNNNNNNNNNNNNNNNNNNNNNNNNNNNNNNNNNNNNNNNNNNNNNNNNNNNNNNNNNNNNNNNNNNNNNNNNNNNNNNNNNNNNNNNNNNNNNNNNNNNNNNNNNNNNNNNNNNNNNNNNNNNNNNNNNNNNNNNNNNNNNNNNNNNNNNNNNNNNNNNNNNNNNNNNNNNNNNNNNNNNNNNNNNNNNNNNNNNNNNNNNNNNNNNNNNNNNNNNNNNNNNNNNNNNNNNNNNNNNNNNNNNNNNNNNNNNNNNNNNNNNNNNNNNNNNNNNNNNNNNNNNNNNNNNNNNNNNNNNNNNNNNNNNNNNNNNNNNNNNNNNNNNNNNNNNNNNNNNNNNNNNNNNNNNNNNNNNNNNAAATACGGCATTGACccagcaattttatttattttgatatgattaAAGTAGATGGTCGAGGCAATAGACTTTTATACTTGACGCTAATTTCGTATCtctttattcttaaataatacgTAACGATATAAAAGGTAGGTAGTTAACGAAAAGGTATAATAtccattattttcaaatccTTATTTTGCTTGCAATTGCGTAATtcgatataatatagaaataggtattatgtaatttgaatAACAATCTTGTCAATGACATTGTAAcgattataaatgaaaacctTGTTTATGGTTGAatggattaaataaatcaaaagaaaaatgtgGAGGTCACGAGGTGACGTCATGCGCGGGCGCAGGGCCAGGGATACAATTCATCCCTTACGACCTTGGCGTTGAGTTCGACGTTGATTTACACGTGGCAACTTAAAGGGCGGTtcgtttgtattatttataataaatattatgtgtaaatgGTTTGCTTATAGCTGTTAGAAACCTTTTATGACTCATTAGCGGTCCgcaccggcttcgcccgtggtacatatatagactatagccttcctcaataaatgggctatctaaaagtgaaataatttttcaaatcggaccagtagtcctgagattagagcgttgaaacaaacaaacacacaaactcttcagctttataatattaaagtatagaTTAGCAGCAGCATGGATCTTAACTTGCACAGAATCTATTATTCCAAGCATTACAATTACAATCCTCCGTAAAGTTTTGAAGCTTGTTATATGACGACTTGTCAAACGACGGTTTAAAAAAGAAccgaattaaatattatttattttatatgtgacaCAGTTAAAACTTGTTTTTGTTAGAATGGGTTTTCCCTAAAAGAACTAATCATTGTTTCTTAATAGAATATTAGTTAAAACTAGTTCTTGTTGTGAAAAAGTTCTTGCTGTTTTTCGCAATCGAGTCACTTGCTGCTTTTCGAAAGTGAATCAGTTAAAACTATTTCGATGGAAGTCTTGTTTGGTaggttttgttttgtaaaacttTTGTTTAAATGAGCCACgatttaaaatcgattttgGCAGTCGTCAGCCGCTACTTCGGCACCATCCGCTTgttgtccgcttttaaggaacAAGGGATAAAGGAAGGATTGATAAAGGTAATAAGGAAATGATCTGGTAtgagtgaggaaaaggaaattcGTTTCAGGTTCTTCCACTCACAGCAACCAAATACAGTAGCATTCGCATGCTGCTATTTCTAACCCGATCTTCTATGGGGGTGTTGCCGGTGCGAGCTGTTCCTGATCGTAGCCAAGCTCGCTCGACAGATATGATAAAAATGCTACACTTCTAACAAATCACGaaactaacaaacacaaatatttcacattttaattattatttctaaacaaCGCAACTGCCCCTTAAATCCTTGAACTTGTCATAAAAGGTCAGATCGATTAAATAACGTTGAATGCCTCCCTTCTGCCCTTTGAATTCCAAATCTCAAGGTCAACAGCATTAATTCACTCTCAgaattatataacatcaatgcctttatactattatttgttaataaaaaaaccggCTGTGTATCAGTTCAATACACCCTTTATGTGGCCGAAGTCCTTTACCGGCGtacaaaagtatataaatatttaagggGAAGATTAACAATAacgacaatatttattattaaagattatattattacacattatCATGTCAcgaattacaattttttcgttatagaaaaatcaaatgagcattatacaataatgattacatttaattaagtaagataattgaaataataccaaaatattaattcattaaaatgtcaatttatcttatataaaaaaataatcgaaattataataaaaagtcatGAAATGGTCCGatcaacataattaaaaaaataaaggttgCATACATTgcttgattaaaaaattaagaatatgtACTCGGAACACTATTGTTGAAATGAAGTGTTGGAAAATACTAACACTACACTAACTTTTTATACAGCCCTCCAAGtataatagaaatagttttgtttattttgtaaaaaactaatatgaaataataaacgttttcTTAGAATTTTAACTATTGATCATACAATGAATGAATTGATTTATTGatgcaaatacaaaaaaaaaaaaattttagccaatcagtaatataaaaacatatacatcTGCAGTGTAGAATATATGcattttacttaaatacattttatagatCAAACAATCGAACAAactttcaaatgttatttttaaaaatgttaattttactcgacatattatttatctgaaCTATCTTTACGATAAAACTATTTGGCTGAAAAAGGAGACAAACACAATTTGAGAATTTGAAGcttgaataattctttttcaGACCCAGATCGATTGGCACttttcacaatttaaaatatcctatcctactctgaataacaattttaatactatgGGAATTTATGCAACCACGAAACATTGACCGGACGGAAATCTTAATATCTAAGAATCTTAATATCTAAGAGTGCGTCTTGAATGTGACGGACGGCATTGCGATATTAGGcgttgatattaaaaataatcaatcttGTAAACAACTGAGTATATAAGGTGTACATTGAATTAGGtactaatacattttgttgaatattaatCGAAAGTCACAACactgcaaatatttaattaaatttttgtcaaCTATGCACGCACTCACCATCATTATTTTGAGATGGTCATGCTTATACtaaatcaattgaaaataaaaagtcacaatgaaaattataaaaaatatgccttTAGAGGGCACTATAACTAAAActaaagaaatgaaataaaaattaaaaaatgtcaaattattaattatctaatacatcaaaataagaaaaaaatgtcaaaaaattgataaaaaagtcAGGCCTCGTTGGCTCTAAAAACTTATCCTAATTAACTAAAAGGAAATAGAAAAATGGAAGATTTAAATTGCTGCTTAATGCATTTgccaaacatacataaatcatTGGGACGTAAATTATTGGTCACTTGGAACTTCACTGTATATATGTAACTTATTCACTGAGTATTTGAAagcaaaaacatattttgggCTTGAATATACATTAGCATTCGTTTACATAATCCGATGATCATATTAAGGCAACACCAGAGAATATGCTACatagaaaaagtaaaaagacCACATTCAACAGATCGAGAACTGCCCAAAGGAGGAGACTCATGCATTAAGCGGCACCCTGATTCAAGTAACCAACTTCCTAAACACGAGCTTGTATGGGAGTGGCGCATGGGTAGTGCCGAAGGTTCCCTCAAGATCAGGAATAGCTTCCCCTTCTGGCATCGCAATCTCATAATGGTTCATCAAATTTGCGAAAAACAGAAAGAGCTCCATTCTAGCAAGTTGCTCTCCAAGACAAACTCGACGGCCAACTCCAAACGGCATAAAATAATCGGGTATAAAAACCTTTCCATTCTTGAGGAATCGCTCCGGTATGAATTTTTCTGGTTCAGGAAACAGCTCCGGGTccatattcattttattaatcagAGGTACGATGATGGAGCCAGCTGGAATCATGTAACCGTTGATTTCCCATTTCCTGcaaataagattaattttattggatcACAAACAATCAATCATTTTATTCCTATTTCAATagtttcaatattattgtaacCATAACAAAAAGTTATGTGAAAAAAGTAAGGTAAGGTGTGACTGTATTGTGTTTTACCCTAATGTACGTTATGCAATTATATGGTATAGATAAATtggtttagttataaaaaacttGCCAACACTTAAAATAACAGCAATTCATTACCTGAGGTTTACGTGAGATGTTCCAAGCGGTACTACAGACACTCTACGGAGAGTTTCAAAAATGACAGCTTCCAAGTACGGTAACGCCAAACGGTCTTCCAAGGTCACCAGATTCCCAACTCCCACCACATCAGCTAGATCAGACCGCACTTTTGCTGCAATCTCCGGTTCTTTCAGCATAATGATGAGGATCCACACGATAGCAGTTCTTGATGTCTCCATGCCCGCAGAAAACAGGTCGTTCATTACTTGGACCACTTGCTGCACTGGTGGaacataaatacttaaataaagttttgttctaattcatatattgataactttactataattattaactctataataataattacgcaATAAAGGGTAAATCAAACGATACTTTTGAAGAAAACTATTGTGATATTTTGTGAAATCTTTACCTATACTATGATTTACAGTTTCACCTTTTTAACTTACCTTTGCAATTATCTTTGAAGATTGACGGTAGTAAGTCATTGTCCTTCTCCTTCTGGATTTGTACAACGTAAAAATCCAATAGATCTTCGGGTTCGTAGTGTCCGATTCTCTTATTCAAGTATTTCTCTTCTCTCTTCTTAAGGTGTTGCTCGTGAAAATTGCAGATGTCATTCAAATTTGCTTGAATTTCTTTCAAAACAGCCTTTTTGCCGGGCAATTTCTAAAATAGAATGTTTAATTGTGATGTGTTACTTAGTTTCTGTacacacacaaataattaCTACAAAGTCTAAATATCGATCTTCATTCTGAAAACTACTTTCTGAACGAATGGTTACTAATTTTTAGGTTATTCGAAAGCACTTCTAAAGGAACCTCAGCTCGACAAGATTTAGAGATGATTGATACTTACCATATAGTGAGACAAATGTTCTCCTATATGCACAGATCCATACAACTTCATTCCTCTCGAAATTCTCTCGTTAAAAAACTCGAAGTTAGGGTCATTTTCCTCGAAGCGAAAACTCATCATCAATTGGCATATGATATTGTGCATGTGTCTACCGAACACAAGAACGGGGTCTAAAGCTTGACCTTTTCGGTATTCCAGCTGAGTCAAAAACTCTTCTATTTCTGCCTAAAAGAGTCAAAacgttatatacattttaaaacgtataaagttaaaaagagTCCATTGCATGAACCGTGTCTAAACTGTAAGTTTTTATACGCAAAAGAAATCATTTTTGAGAATCCTTggtggtatttttatttttatacataactagcaaacccggcgaactccgtttcgccaccagatggttgtatgtgaaaaatcattttccggcttttctgttgaaatttttcctgaattttctttgccataa encodes the following:
- the LOC119835102 gene encoding cytochrome P450 18a1-like translates to MILYILEYTWAYISSLSLQMIIRFILVTLVVALISSHIVQKVNYLRKLPPGPWGLPILGCLPWMSQGAPHSWYLSLAARYGDLFSLKLGSNLVVCIGSPKILRDVFNRLDSTGRPHTPLNNLLGGFGIILSEGELWKRQRQFLHEKFRALGVKLWTNQRFEKFIIAEIEEFLTQLEYRKGQALDPVLVFGRHMHNIICQLMMSFRFEENDPNFEFFNERISRGMKLYGSVHIGEHLSHYMKLPGKKAVLKEIQANLNDICNFHEQHLKKREEKYLNKRIGHYEPEDLLDFYVVQIQKEKDNDLLPSIFKDNCKVQQVVQVMNDLFSAGMETSRTAIVWILIIMLKEPEIAAKVRSDLADVVGVGNLVTLEDRLALPYLEAVIFETLRRVSVVPLGTSHVNLRKWEINGYMIPAGSIIVPLINKMNMDPELFPEPEKFIPERFLKNGKVFIPDYFMPFGVGRRVCLGEQLARMELFLFFANLMNHYEIAMPEGEAIPDLEGTFGTTHAPLPYKLVFRKLVT